CTTTTCTTCCCCCGGCTCGTTTCATACTCCTCCTCGGGCCCTCGTTTCCCCTCGGCGTTTTCACTCGGCCAAACCTTCACAACTGcagcaggggaaaaaaaaaacaagaggaaaaaaaatagggGTGAACAGAGAGCGTGAAACACcgccggtgtgtgtgtgtctgtcggGTTGGGTATAAATATTTGATGGatgttgtaaaactgttcctcgCAGTTGCTAGGCACCGCTGTAACCCGACGGGACGGCGAATCTCCCCTCCCCTCCAGCGGAGCTCGGCGCTTCGCGTTAGCCCAAGTTATTTCTCGCGTTTTGAACTGATTCGCCTCGTCGTTTCATTCGGCTTTCACAACCAGATCCTCAGCGGCTCCCCGAAACGCGACCGCCGGGGCAGCGCAGCGCCGCGCCGCGTCTGTCCTCCCCCGAAGGCGCCTGCCGGTAGGGGGGCTGTGAAACAAGATTTTCCGTTAGCGTCTCCCCGGTGAAAGAGCATCCCTCACTCGCCCGTCTCGGCGACGACTCTCACGGAAAGCCGGCTCCTTCTCGCgtcccaccccccccccaccgagCTCGGCTGGTTTCCTGCGAGAGCTGGTACACGTCCTTCAGCCTGATCCAGGTTTTCCAGCCCCGGATCCCCCTCTCCGTGCGGGGGGGAAAAAGAAATGCGtgaacccccccccacccctctccaCTCAGGCTCGTTTCTCAAGGCTCATCCACCTGCGTGGGCTGGCGGAGCCCCCTTTTTCTGCCCTCACCTCCGTCCTTCGGTCACCCCTGAAAATGACCCGCTTTCAAGGCCATCGAAGCGCTCCTCAGTTCAGATACGCAGGTGTTTCCATTAGGTACCGCCGGTGACTGATGGCTCCGTGGACTGccgtccgtctctctctctctcgcatcAGCAACTGCTCCGCCATCGCCAGCCGCATACAGCACTGACGTCACCGCCCCCACAGCGCGCAGGCGCAGCGAGCACGCCGCAGTCTGTCGACTCAAAAGCGCCCCGGCCCCTACAGTCCATCTCTTAAAGGAAAGGTGTGCGTGGATGTGTGTCTAGTGAGGTATAGACACAGTGGCAAGCATGGGGCAGCGCAGCCCAGGATATACCCAAAGCTGGGCAGATTAGGTAGTTGTCTTTAACTTACTTAAAAGGTTTGACAAAACCGCAACCACCGTGGGTACGAAACTGAGCACGCACTGCGAGGCAGTAATCACTCACGTTATTGTCCACGCCGATCGATCAGTGATTGGCAGCTCCTCGCATTGCGTTTGTCGCCTTGTTTTCAAGCTCATTAAGGCTGAGGTTTCAAAGAAACCAGAAAAGAAGTGTTACGCTGTCAGCCAGTGGGACGTCACTGACCTATGTGGTAGTACAGGTTCCAGGTTATCGCTCACACGGCTtctactaaaacaaaaaaaaggaaaaaaaaacatatttccttCATTCTGAAATCCCCTTGCCAGACCACAGGTAGAGAAATCCGACACTTTTTAGCACAGTACTTATATCAGGTAACAGTGTAAATGCATCATACAGTAGTTTCGAACGACCCTTGTTCGCGAGTGTGCGTGGATGCAGGACAGTGGGTTGAGATTTCACAGCCCCGGCAAGGATCAGATCTCCTGTCGCCTCGGGGAGTGTTCGCAAGTCCAGTTGTACCTCTGGGCGAAACGATGACTTCACTGGCCCTTCAGAGTCATGTATTTCCCATGGCTTTTTCGGGGTTCCTGGCATGGGGTCTTACGAAAGGGACGTTTCTTAGCATACCAtactaaaatgtacaaaaataacGTCCACGGACAGCTGATTTCTTCAGGTCCTGCGTCTGAATAAAACAATCACCTTCAAATCTGGCGAAGCTCAAGCAATATGTTGGCTACACcacttaaaaataatcaaatacaaTCGATCAATAGGAATTACAACACCGCACTATTGCTTCAGTGAGCTGAAAGAGCGTTTTAATTAACATCTACTGTTTCGCACGCACTATGGCCAGCTAACCCACACTGTGCAAACGCCGAGTTTCCCTGCTCTTTCTCCCTCTTGTGGTTGTGAAAATACTtccgggtttttttttgttggtagTACAGGACAACCACGAAAGCCATATGGACGAACTCTTGTGAATCCTGACTTcgatgaataataataataaactttattttatatagcgcctttaaaggtggcttctcaaagcgctttacaggatgacaacaacaataaataagacgaatacacaagataaatacacagaggagactgtggatggtggtactaagtaaaGTAGGAgaagaggggtaaagaatggaaccagttcagtaaaggctcttaaattacaatatatagaggaggaATGACCGCAAGAGTCACAGGTCCCAAGATTCCTAACACAGCAGGGTCCGCATACGGATTAATAGCATCAAaagctagtttttttttctcgtcGAAATTAAAGGAATATTTTAGGGACATCTTTATCACTTCTTAGCTCAGGTAAAAAGCAATCCCTAAACCCAGTTTAAGACAAGAACAAAAAATTAACATTATAAAAAGAGTTCAACATGACCCTCCTGCCCCGGAGACAGCATCCCATTCAGATTTTCATCGCTCACGTTTAAAAGCACCTCTTGTGTACTTTTACAGCAAtgacttctttttattttaaaacatcgtGGCAAATATATACGGCCTACAAACGGGGAAGCTAATTTCCGTGGTGCAAACTACAAGTATATTGACCCCCCAACAAAACTAGGGAAAAGTCCCAAAACAAATATTAAGAATTCGAGTCACTCACATGGACGTTTTTGTGCAATTCTATTTCAACTTAAATGAGTGTTTAAAAAGTAGCCCTTACCTGCGTCTGCTTTACCTGAAACATTTCCATTCTGTACAGACAAAGAGTCGCTAACACTCCCAGAAGGTTTAACTAGAAGTATCTACAACTCTTTATCTGCTAGCTAAATCTTTGATATCGGCAACCTGTGAGATCACAGGTCGGGGGTCTGAGCAAACTTCCGTTAGCCTTTCCCCTGTACTAATGAGATTCTCCACAGGCAGCGGTACTGGGTCCACAGATTCAACGAGATTCAGACGAACAAAGATGATCGCattttttagttatttattGAACTAAATTTACGTACTCTTCCCAAAAGCAGCTCTTAGTGATTATATGATGTATTATATTATACGTTTATAGACGCAGTGAAAGCTCTAAACCTTACTAGAGATAATCTTGACCCTACCACGGAAAAAAACGGAAAGATACATTTCTGTTGTAAAAACGTTTGCTGAGACGTTTCACGAACGCAATATAAAAGCAGTATGACGCCGTATAAATATGAATTCCTGTCTTCAACCAGCCTCTGCTTCAGTGTTTGAATATGCAAAACACTGACGTCACTTTGAGAAAACGGGATTATTGGTATTTCATTCAAAACAGGACAAAGAAACTCCAAAAAGCTCCAGGAAGCATCGGTTTACCGAAACCCGTTCAATGTAGTCCAACGAGAATTACTTCTTCACGCATCGAAGGGAAATGTTGGTTACTTCATGTAAAATGATAAATTCCCAAGTTACGCTTTCTTTCTCTAATCAGTTTTTAATCATTATGCTTAGAACATAATTTATTGATTTGAATTTGCCTACCCAGTGTTCAggacttctgaaaaaaaaggacaaagacCTGGTTTCATTACTAACAGCACAAGTACTGCCCATCCATTTTTAAACAGTTCTATCCAGGACAGGGTCACAGGTGGACACTGGATTCTATCCCAGCAAGAACCAGGTCCAGGatacaccccggacaggacaccaggccaCAGCACGGCACACAGACACCGGCAGGTCCAATTTTTCCAATGAACCTCTGGCATTTATGGACTGTAGaatgaaactggagcacccaagGGAAACTCCaagcagagagcaccccaggaatataacgcagggccccagtgctcggaggcagcaatgctgaccactgcactaCAATGCCTCCTACATAAGCCATGTCTTGTGCTGTAAATTGGTGATGTCTCTGTCCTACCTTTCATGGTAGTTTAAAGCAGTtcaggaatatatatatatatgtcaatAATCATGCAATTCCAAGAGCTGCGGTACTGTAAGTTATTGTGGGGAATATTTACATACTCAGCCCTAAAAACTTGCCCTTGGGGCTCTGAATGGAGACACGCAGTGTCTTGCACAGGTGTGAAGTGCCAAATCAGACAAGGACTAGAGTCGAAGGCTTGAGGCGAGACACAAACCAGAGAATCAAGTTTCCCTGAGAAAAGCTTTCTCACAAGTTTTCTTGGTCTGCTGGCAACTTGAGTATTTCATCTTGAGTGACACTGAAGACAGGCATAGTCTCTGTAATAACAGCAGTTTCCTTGCTTAGGCAGGCAATCAGTGTGTCTGAAGGCAAAGTAAGACTTCTaaatgaaatgattaaaaatctAAGTGTTAGGAGACAATAATGAAAGaggaaatgttcaaattaaataaTCCAGCAACTGCTCTATCTATATATCACCATTTAAAACATATCAAATAAGGGGATGACTTTCAACACATCTCCAAAGACGTTGCTTGTAAAGTAGATCTCATCCAaatttttctgaaagaaaaaatgtaacatcTTAAACAACAGGAACAGGTAACTTCACACAACTATGACTGGAAATACCTCCTGTTCTCGTTTTCAAAACTACTTCCACACACTTGTACTTgtctgtgtttcactgttgactcTAAAGAGCTCATTGGATTGGCACTTCAGCTTTTTGAATACTTGAGTCGGGCGTCCTtgaagtcttctctgttcaaggctaAAAAGATTCAGCTCTTCAATCCAACCAGGTGACGAAGCCAactcacagatggggattattaggaggccatgatgggtaaagcccaatgggaaattttggccgGGACACCTGGGCccttgtcactatactggggtattacgccccacacagactgcagggtgagcgccccctactggccccacttaTTAATAAGCTTGAAAAAGTTGAAAAGAATGGAGAACCATACAGGTCAGTGGACAGAACTGGATCAACAGACTTAATGTTCAGAGCATATAAATTCACGTTCACTGAAATCACTGTACTAAAATGATAAGCCAGCATGATATCCTCTAAGAAAGAGCAATCTGACATTTTGAAACTAGATCTTCAAGAAGGGAAGCTGCCCGAGCCACACACATTTGTAAGAATGGGTCAGCCAGAAGTCGAACTCTCCCCTTAACAGCAATCCACTGTAGTCCACTCCGAAGAGTGATCCAAGAGGAAATAATCGCAGGACATGAGAAGAATAACTGTATGATTGtgcaaaatttatttaaaaagaacatgaTCCATCAAGCCTTGTacaaaacacacatttcaaagAGCTTATCAAGCTTTTCCACCATTTAGTAAAAGCCCACTTCCTGTAACTCCAGCCTGCATCCCAGTGCTAGGGGCTCTGGATCGTGCTCTTCCTGAAGGAGATTTGTAAGTAAATCAGTACTAAGAACTAAGTCCTGAGGGCCAGTACTAAGATCTTCTTTTCACAGCACATTGCGTTTGTTAATACTGAATTGTTGCACACGGCAGCAATTTTACATGATGTTTCCTCAAGCAGTTTCTGCGTCACTGTAAATGAATGGCAACTTCCATTTTGCTGAGGCTGAAACAACAATTACTGTATCCAGCCCGCCTTACTGCTAACTGCTTTGTCCAATATTGAGTCGTGGGAGaacaggagcctatcccagtaagggAAACAATATAAGTTAGGTATAGGAGAGAACATGGTCTTCAATGTCCTTTATACCTTCGAAGTACATATTGCACATAGAAAAGCTCTATACATCGGCTCCAGTTCACTATTACATGACTTTTCAGTCAGAAGCTAAATGGAAAGGTGGCTCACCCTAACCTGACCCACTGCCTTGCCTGTTCCCAGAAGTTATAAAAAGGTCACCTCTCTTCCATAACTTTGCAACCATAAGCTGCAATAATGCCCTATTCTGTCCCACTGTCAGCTGTTGGTTCCACAGAGAACACTACCTGTGCAGCAACAAGGAAGTAGCTGAATGTGACAGtgaaaaagagtttatttttatcACTCCTTTCACAGCGTCAGAGGAGATACAGGCTTGGGTTAGAAGCAAAATGAGGCTTAGACTCAGTGCTGATTGAGTTCTAATTCTGATaattataacaataacaattctGCTAAACTGTAATATCTGTGGTGTTACGTCAAACACTTAAGTTTGCCCCTTGCCATTTTTCTGCGGGATTCTTACACAGTTAGATCCTGTGTTCTCAGCTGTGCCCGGTTAGAAACTGaatcaggtaaaaaaaaatcaaacttcaGCGTTGCTCCTTTCATTTTGCTTGACGAGCTTCAATTCAATTAATCGTTAATTGCTCGATTAATTTTACTTTGTCTTaacttctttctctttctcctgtTTTGCTCCAGAAGACCAGGTCTCTAGAAAAGAAAGGAATAAACAAAATATCAGGATTGTGGAGACAAAGTCATTGTTTGTCAAATGTCCGAAAGGAATCACTGCAGGATGTAAATTTCACAAGCGACTGCTGGAAAGCTTCAGTCACAATCTCGGTGACAATGTTTgcactgtaaaatgttttatttttgcagtacGAGGGTTCTGCTGGTAGTCATCACAAGGAGACCACTCTAAAGAGAGATTAAAGGCTGCGATATGATTGGGGCCCCATGATGTTGCCTTGACTGCCTAGTTCTCCCTACCTGTGGGCAAAATGGTCAGTGTTGGGCATCTGTGGGCTGTCACCTTCAAATCAGCTACAATACTATATAATACAATAATTATATGCTGGTGGACTgtgcaatataataataataacaataataataatacaaaacgcgtttatataACGCTTTTAAAGGTCagttctcaaagcgctttacagaatgacaaaaacaataaataaaaagaatacacaagataaatacacagaggagactgtggatggtggcACTAGGTAAAGTAGGAAgaagaggggtaaagaatggaaccagttaagtaaaggcttttctgaagaagaaggttttgagtctggatttgaaggagtttagagaaggtgactctctgatatccttgggcagagagttccagagcttgggggcataataggagaaggccctgtcacccatacaatgtagacgggcttgggggacagtaaggagagcagaattagaaaagcgaaggttgcgaggtggggagtagggccataatagttcagacaggttctgaggtgccaagccatgcagagccttacaggtgagcaggaggattttaaagtccacacggaatttgacaggaagccagtgcaaggactccaggataggagtaatgtgatcacttgcactagacctggtcaggattctggctgccgaattttggacatactgcagtttgttcaatgtggatttagaaaccccagtgagtagagcaTTAGAGTAGCCAATTcaggagaagacaaatgtgctgatcagcttttcagccaaaGTTACTGATAACAcagggcgtagtctagcgatatttctgaggtgaaaaaaagatgctgcacatgtgggtcgaatgttaagccagaatatCACCCcgaggtttttcaatttagactcaagctcaagtacagaaccatccacaggtagggttacaggactggctttacgaagttgatgcgGGGTGCAAATAAACATGACTTAAGTCTCGACCCAGTTGTCAATATATCTACAATACAATCTACAATATCTGCAATACATGTTCTTGgtgcactttttattttttgtaaatctgTATTATTCCATTGTACTGTGCTCTGTTGAGTGTGcgtggctgctgttgcatctaTCTATACTCCTCCTCCCAGACCTTTCACACACTGAAATCACACACAACCGCTCAACTCTCAGCCCTTAAatacaccaaaataccattctCAGCTCCCAGCATCCCCTAGACACCCCACAAGCCCCCAATATATTCTGTACAGACGTCGAGGCTCCCCATTCTAAACTCATGACACTCTGTTCACAGCCCTTACTACAATAACAGAACCCAATGGCACCAAGTGCCTCCATTAAGAGTCACAGGCTCTCCCTGCTGTGCGGCACTGATCCGACGCGAGCCCTCAGCTGTGTGCGTGCTCGGGGCCCggcccctctcctctcccggggtggggtggggtgggggggggcgtACACACCTGCTGGCGGGAATGGAGTCAGAGTTTAGCGGATCGGGAGAAGGCTATACCCAGGAGCGCGGGCATGCTGTTGGCGGAGGTGAGCCAGCTGCCGCCATCCACCACCAGGCTGGCCCCCGTGACGTAGGAGGCGGCCCGGCTGGCCAGGTACAGCACGCCGTGGGCGATCTCCGTCTTGCTGCCCGCCCGCTGCAGGGGGACGGTCTGGAAGACCCCGCTGGACTGCGCCGCGGTGCCGCCTGGGGGACAGGGCAgcaggaggggagagagagggtttGAAACGGAGGTGGGAGAAGATCAAGGGGGGGGACAGAGAATCAGGAATATGAATAAGGAAGATTATTCCGGGTTGAGAAGGATGTCAGAGAATGAGGAAGGTGGGGTGGTAAATACAGGGTAAAGAAAGCCGTTTGATTAATAATCAGTGAGTGGCGAACACTGTCCATGGTGCTGAACAGCGACAGCTCTGCCCCTCTTACCCAGCCTGCGGTACCCTTCTGTGCCCGAGATGGGGCCAGGAGCCAGACTGTTGACGCGCACTCCGCTCGGCCCCCACTCCACCGCCAGGTGCCGCGTCATGGCGTCTGCAACACAGGACGGGGGGGGGGTTTGTAGGGGAGAACGCGGTCAGGGCTGTGGTTTACAACCGCGGCCGAGCTGATCCGTGTTCAAACACGAGAGTCGGTCCGAAATCATCGGTTTTGCGATCCACTGACGAAAGGGAGAGGCAGGGAGAGCGCCGTCCTGCTCTTTCAACTTCGCTCCCGCTCCACGGCCGCCAGGCCAGGGGGCACGCGTTTCTTCGTGATCCCGGCAGCTCTCAGGCTCATTCTGGTGATTACCATCATCTCCAGGTCACAGGACTCCTCCTGCTCTCTGAGCACAGGGACCAGGACGTCTTTAAAAGGAAGACGTCCTTTCCTCTTCATATGGGCATGTGGACTCAAGTGCTATTCAGCCTGTTCTAAGGGATTGAGGGCTGCTGCTTTTCAGGATCATCTGGCTGCGACGCGGAGGCTCTCCTTACCGATGGCCGCCTTGGCAGACCCAGCATGCACCTGCAGCGCTTGGCCCCGGTAGCCGAGCGTGGCCGAGATGTTGACAACACAGCCACCGTGATCCTGCAGGGGGCGCACATGGACAGACAAGCAGTGGTTTGTTGAACCTGTAACTAATGATTATGTCACCCCTGTCCTGAATTACAAGAACTGGCACGACAAAAAGAAACCTAAGGAGACAGAAAAACACTCGAGAAAATTCAATGCTAGTGTCTGTGGACTGTGTATATAAATCTTCCAGACTGTTTCTTTCTCACTCAGCTTCTTGAGGGAGAGGCAAAGATTTGCTACACAATACAGCTGGGCTCATTAGCAAATCAGCCGGGGTATTAGATAGCACAGCAATGATCCACTTTGACCGTGATATTTTTCCTTTCAACTTTGATACTTTTAATTAAGCACAACTACTGGACTACTCTAGATGTCAAATGCTGTAAGATGAAATGCCACGATGTAAAACATGCAActtgtataaaaataaagagtATGAAATGCTCTTTTTCTGGACTTCAAAGATTGAAAACACTGAAATTAATTCACTGCAAGATTCGATGAATTCAATGTAATTTTGCCTTCTGGAAAATGCTAAATATGTACTTGCAGAAACACATCAGACTCCTGTTGCTTAgcagtacattttttttgcagGTTTTTAGAAACTTCATATTTGCTGGGACCAATGCAAGGTGTTTAATTAATACCTCCTGATTTCCTGCTTCATCAGTACAAATTTTAGCCCAACAGTCCGACATCTAGGAACACTTGATGTGTAGCACACAGCTTTGTCATGTGGTCGTCAGTGCTCAGACAGGAGACTCTGAAGCTTTTGGGGATTTCGGGTCCTCTTACCTTCAGCCACCTATCGTAGACCACCTTGCTGGTGTTGAAGGTGCCCATGGTGTCGATCTCCATCACCGTTTTAAAGGCATTGAAAGACAGCGAGGCAGCAGGGCACAGGAAGTTACCTGCTGCATCTAGAAAGttcacacaacacagcacactCAGTGTCCACCTTTCACCAGGGTCTCAAATTCATCCATCTGCAACCTGTGCTGACCTCTTGTGTCACTCCTCTACTACCTATACATGTATATTTAGTAGATTATAGacttacaaatgaaaaaataataatcggTCTTAAGCCATCAAGGAAGTTCATGGAAACAAATGCCTTCCCTTGTAATTAGGAGATGACTATCTCCTTCACATGAACTCTAATTATGTTTGTAGAGTGACTCAATCAAAAGACCTTGCTGTGCCAAACTGGTTCTGCAAGTATTTAAAAAGACACGTACATTCACAAGCATATCTGTGGTCTATGGTACAGAGAAGATACTGTAACACATTAGCATCAGCTTTGGCTGTATTATCTTGCACTATAAATGTACCTGCTGCCTGCATAAGAGAGAGCAGTAATTCTCAACTCTTGAGCCAGGTCTCCAAATAACACTGTCAACCTTTTTTGCAACTATTTAAGTAAAGCCAACTCATTAGAAAAACTCATTCAATTAATGTTGTGATGGACTCCTGTGGCATtccctgttgctgttgctgttgctgtttcttgaaatgaCCTTGAATGACACTGGCCTTttatttgccagcagccatatcaccctgcaactcagcaggtgtgagcctggtcagtacctggatgggaacgtcctgggaaaaactaaggttgctgctggaagaggtgttaatggggccagcagggggcgctcaccctgtggtccatgtgggtcctaatgcctagtgatggggacactatactgtaaacaggctctGTCCTTTGgacgagacgtaaaaccgaggtcctgactctctgtggtcattaaaaatcccaaggcgtttcttgaaaagagtaggggtgtaaccccgacatcctggccaaatttcccatttgcctttcccaatcatggcctccttataatccccatctatgaactggcttcatcactctgttctcctccacactgatagctgatgtgtgaggagcgtactggtgcactatggctgctgtcgcatcatccaggtggggctgcacactggtggtggtggaggggagtccccattacctgtaaagcgctttgagtggagtgtccagaaaagtgctatataagtgtaagaaattattattattatgattataagACTCCAGACAAAGGTCAAAGGTCAATGTTCAACCAGCAACACCAAATCCAAAAGTTTTATGTCTGAAATATGGGTATTTCATCCCTTAATCCTGTGAGAAATAAAATTTCCTTAAGTGGCCGAGCGCTCTGAGGGTAGGGAGAGATCAGCCAGCCAGGAATCTCTCGGCTCTCAGCAACACATCGACCCTGGAGTCTCCCGGGCACTAGCAGGAATACTCATGGGTAAACTAAGGGGAAGGTTGTTTCATTTCCCCTGGCCACTGTAACACACAGGTGTCTGGGGATGGCAGCTAAGGCCCAACTACTGTTGTCACGGCGACGCAGAGGGGACACAGACTGTTGACGAGGATGTCGATCCTGCCGAGCTCCTTCAGGGTCTCGTCCACGGCGGCGGCAATGGTCTCTGGCTGCCGCACGTCCAGGGAGAGAGGCAGGCAGTGCCGGCCCGTGGCCGCGCTCAGCTTCCGGGCAGCCTGAAAGACACCCCGGCACTGCGCTCACGACACGGGACACCCCCTCCGCGCCCCGCCGCCAGCAGGGCGCGGCAGGGGGCTCCCGTCACGAGCACAGAAGATCAATCTTCACGGCTCCAGAAAGACCCCTACGTCACGTGAGCTCCAAGAGCTAGCGAAAGGTCTCGGGTCTCAATGCAAGCTGCCGGAGGCCGGCTCTGTAGGCTCACTCTGACTGAGCCCTGCCCAGGAGACGGGGCGAGGGGGCAGCAGTGGTGAGTCGGTGTGCAAAGGGaggcctgacctctgagaggcGCTCTTGGTTCCTGCTGGCGATCACCGTGTCGCAGCCGTGCCTGAAACAGGAGAAGCAGAGTCAGGGTGAGAGACGGACGCAGCCCATGCAGGCTCCACGCAGAAGGTAAAGGCACAGCTTCACCAAGCATGAGCTCAGCCACCTCAGGTGGCCTCCATGTATCTTTGATGGATTGAGATGGAGATTGTCATTGccctttaaagtaaaaatgaatGACCGATGGAATTTACTTAATCAATTCAGCATGACACTACACTGGTGAGACAGGGACACAGGTCACAGTGGTGATCTAGGTGCTTTCATATAGTATGTGTTCTACAGAGTGCCTGTATCTTAAGTACCCTGAGACATACAGAGATTTAGTGCCCTGTGCCAGTCCAGGAGAGCTGTAATCTACAAGCTCTTACGCGTCTAATCTGGACCTAGAGCACTTTTTAAAAGCCTGGGTCACCTTGTTATTGGTTTAATTGGACCAGTTTACCAACATCTCCCAGCTCCTCAGGtgctggtgctttaaaaagagaCCTGGAAAGACTGCAGACACATAACGACTGTATTTCCTGAGCTGATCACAGACAGGAAATTGCTACTAAGACAGACATTTGCTCAGCTTGGAGCTGACTTAATAAAAGGGGCCATGTCGTCACAGGGCTGTAAACTCCCAGTGGTTAGAGCAGATGGGGAGCTCCAGGCTGCTGTCGTGCGAGAGGAGACAAGCTCGGCTGAGAACAAAGAGCCGCCCACCTCATGAGGACCTCTGCGGTTCGGAAGCCGATCCCAGAGCCCCCTCCGGTGACGAACGCCACTCTGTCCCTGCAGGGAGGAAGAGAGGAAAACTGCTGTGCTGTCCACCTTACAACCCCAGGAAAAGTGACTAGAAAAAAAGCCCATTAGCTGTGACAACCAACACTGTTACCCGACAGCGCCCCCTAGTGAATACCAGGTGTCAAGCACCCTTTGCAGCTTTGCTACACTATGGCCGTTGTCCCAGTATGCACACTTGCGTGTCTCGTGCCCTTCACATGCACCTTTCCCAGGTCTGCAAGGGCTTAGGGTGCCACATTTGTCCAAAGCACCCTTCATGGAAGTCCGCATCAGAGCAGACT
This sequence is a window from Lepisosteus oculatus isolate fLepOcu1 chromosome 19, fLepOcu1.hap2, whole genome shotgun sequence. Protein-coding genes within it:
- the decr2 gene encoding peroxisomal 2,4-dienoyl-CoA reductase [(3E)-enoyl-CoA-producing] isoform X3, with the protein product MDEHQQVAVNPNTAEMPEDVEADECLTNYSYVYSPDLLKDRVAFVTGGGSGIGFRTAEVLMRHGCDTVIASRNQERLSEAARKLSAATGRHCLPLSLDVRQPETIAAAVDETLKELGRIDILVNNAAGNFLCPAASLSFNAFKTVMEIDTMGTFNTSKVVYDRWLKDHGGCVVNISATLGYRGQALQVHAGSAKAAIDAMTRHLAVEWGPSGVRVNSLAPGPISGTEGYRRLGGTAAQSSGVFQTVPLQRAGSKTEIAHGVLYLASRAASYVTGASLVVDGGSWLTSANSMPALLETWSSGAKQEKEKEVKTK
- the decr2 gene encoding peroxisomal 2,4-dienoyl-CoA reductase [(3E)-enoyl-CoA-producing] isoform X1, which produces MLSMSVTCERTTSTALLLCQEYLNSISASAPTSIREAAAMDEHQQVAVNPNTAEMPEDVEADECLTNYSYVYSPDLLKDRVAFVTGGGSGIGFRTAEVLMRHGCDTVIASRNQERLSEAARKLSAATGRHCLPLSLDVRQPETIAAAVDETLKELGRIDILVNNAAGNFLCPAASLSFNAFKTVMEIDTMGTFNTSKVVYDRWLKDHGGCVVNISATLGYRGQALQVHAGSAKAAIDAMTRHLAVEWGPSGVRVNSLAPGPISGTEGYRRLGGTAAQSSGVFQTVPLQRAGSKTEIAHGVLYLASRAASYVTGASLVVDGGSWLTSANSMPALLETWSSGAKQEKEKEVKTK
- the decr2 gene encoding peroxisomal 2,4-dienoyl-CoA reductase [(3E)-enoyl-CoA-producing] isoform X2, which produces MLSMSVTCERTTSTALLLCQEYLNSISASAPTSIREAAAMDEHQQVAVNPNTAEMPEDVEADECLTNYSYVYSPDLLKDRVAFVTGGGSGIGFRTAEVLMRHGCDTVIASRNQERLSEAARKLSAATGRHCLPLSLDVRQPETIAAAVDETLKELGRIDILVNNAAGNFLCPAASLSFNAFKTVMEIDTMGTFNTSKVVYDRWLKDHGGCVVNISATLGYRGQALQVHAGSAKAAIDAMTRHLAVEWGPSGVRVNSLAPGPISGTEGYRRLGGTAAQSSGVFQTVPLQRAGSKTEIAHGVLYLASRAASYVTGASLVVDGGSWLTSANSMPALLGIAFSRSAKL